Proteins encoded together in one Geothermobacter hydrogeniphilus window:
- a CDS encoding FtsB family cell division protein, producing the protein MTEPFSFRRRFRFPLWWLLPLLLLAGFALLGDNGVLRLWKGYQQRQELRTRVEQLRDENRRLRQEIEALKNDRRTIEDLARRKLGMVRPDELVYQFPPTGKTGTATEKRSSGDGSAALTPRSTER; encoded by the coding sequence ATGACAGAACCGTTTTCATTTCGCCGGCGTTTCCGCTTTCCCCTTTGGTGGCTGCTTCCGCTGTTGCTGCTGGCCGGTTTCGCCCTGTTGGGTGACAACGGCGTGTTGCGTCTGTGGAAGGGGTACCAGCAGCGTCAGGAACTGCGGACCAGGGTGGAGCAGTTGCGTGATGAGAATCGCCGCCTGCGGCAGGAAATCGAAGCGTTGAAAAATGACCGGCGCACAATCGAGGACCTGGCCAGGCGAAAACTCGGGATGGTGCGTCCGGATGAGCTGGTCTATCAGTTTCCGCCAACCGGAAAGACGGGGACTGCAACGGAAAAAAGATCGTCAGGGGACGGGTCGGCTGCCTTGACACCCCGCTCGACGGAGCGCTAA
- a CDS encoding LPS-assembly protein LptD, whose translation MRSVLLLLFLLSLLPGRPVVAADPQSEETVPTVGALDQLKNQPIDIEADRLEFDQQSGTYQADGAVRITSGPITLRSESVRVNPQTTEVTASGKVSISSPEGELKGESLRLNLRSGRGRLKKGKLLIREQNFHVAGEEIEKLDQKTYHLTRGSFTTCDGDNPDWHFSARDLEVTVDGYAKGHDAVFYLRDIPILYTPYLIYPVKQERESGFLMPSGGYSQRRGTQISIPFYWAIARNQDATFYLDWLSDLGLGKGAEYRYVFSGGNVGDLDLYHINGVKGADSRYAGKWDHDGMLPYQWRLKADAEYVSSRDYFEDFGKVSGEYNKDKVDTTISVNRNWNKFNLTTQIKYTKDLQKNNDQTLQRLPEVRFEAVQQRLGSLPVYAEFAGASTYFWRRRGLKGERLQGRPALSVVWQPGDIIEIQPEIGYTRSHYWTSGEGPGYEDSGIYDFKTRISTTLYRVFPLSGKLVTRIRHSIETDLAYTFVPDEDQSHLPEFDSLDRIEAVNRLSYGLTNRLVARIESPGADPVYHEFLYLRLTQEYDIGESRRELLNPVDERRPFSSLRSELILRPTRNSLLDVDARFDPNRDKRGFTTFNVDGRYRDGRGNGLQIGYRYREGAVDYARAEIDLSVFKPLYVNYQQRYNFSAGGGSLEKVVDLEYRSQCWSLFFTYRDRRDDTEFLFSFSLSGLGRSGSRRKPPATQL comes from the coding sequence ATGCGTTCGGTTCTGCTGCTGCTTTTTTTACTGTCGCTGTTGCCCGGTCGGCCGGTGGTGGCGGCCGATCCTCAATCGGAGGAGACGGTGCCGACCGTCGGCGCCCTCGATCAGTTGAAAAACCAGCCCATCGACATCGAGGCCGACCGGCTGGAGTTTGACCAGCAGAGCGGAACCTACCAGGCGGACGGCGCGGTACGTATCACGTCCGGTCCGATAACGCTGCGTTCCGAGTCGGTCAGGGTCAATCCGCAGACGACGGAGGTCACGGCCAGTGGCAAGGTGAGCATCAGCAGCCCGGAAGGAGAACTCAAGGGCGAGTCACTGCGCCTCAATCTCCGTTCCGGCCGAGGCCGCCTGAAAAAGGGGAAATTACTGATCCGGGAGCAGAACTTTCATGTTGCCGGTGAGGAGATTGAGAAGCTCGACCAGAAAACCTATCATCTCACCCGCGGAAGTTTTACCACCTGTGACGGTGACAACCCCGACTGGCATTTTTCGGCCCGCGACCTGGAGGTCACTGTCGATGGTTACGCCAAGGGGCACGATGCGGTTTTCTATCTGCGCGATATCCCGATCCTCTACACGCCCTACCTGATTTACCCGGTCAAACAGGAACGTGAAAGCGGGTTCCTGATGCCGAGCGGAGGCTATTCGCAGAGGCGGGGCACCCAGATTTCGATCCCCTTCTACTGGGCTATCGCCCGCAACCAGGATGCCACCTTCTACCTTGACTGGCTCTCCGATCTCGGCCTCGGCAAAGGGGCTGAATATCGTTACGTGTTCAGTGGCGGCAATGTCGGTGATCTTGACCTCTACCATATCAACGGGGTCAAGGGGGCTGACAGCCGCTATGCCGGCAAATGGGATCACGACGGCATGCTGCCGTATCAGTGGCGGTTGAAAGCCGATGCCGAGTACGTCAGCAGTCGTGACTATTTTGAAGATTTCGGCAAGGTCTCCGGGGAGTACAACAAGGACAAGGTCGATACGACAATCAGCGTCAACCGCAACTGGAACAAGTTCAATCTGACGACCCAGATCAAGTACACCAAGGACCTGCAGAAAAATAATGACCAGACCCTGCAGCGGCTCCCCGAGGTTCGTTTCGAAGCCGTGCAGCAGCGGCTTGGTTCCTTGCCCGTCTACGCGGAATTTGCCGGGGCAAGTACCTACTTCTGGAGGCGGAGGGGCCTCAAGGGGGAACGGCTGCAGGGGCGGCCGGCGCTGTCGGTGGTCTGGCAGCCGGGGGACATCATCGAGATCCAGCCGGAAATAGGCTATACCCGCAGCCATTACTGGACATCCGGAGAAGGGCCGGGCTACGAAGACAGCGGCATCTATGATTTCAAAACCCGCATTTCGACCACCCTTTACCGGGTTTTCCCGTTGTCGGGAAAACTGGTCACCCGGATTCGACACAGCATTGAAACCGATCTGGCTTATACTTTCGTTCCTGACGAAGATCAGTCACATCTCCCGGAGTTCGATTCTCTCGACCGGATCGAAGCGGTCAACCGTCTCAGTTATGGTCTCACCAATCGGCTGGTTGCCCGCATTGAATCTCCCGGCGCCGACCCCGTTTACCATGAATTCCTTTATCTCCGCCTCACGCAGGAGTACGATATCGGGGAGTCGCGGCGGGAACTGCTCAACCCGGTTGACGAGCGGCGTCCCTTTTCGTCTCTGCGCAGCGAACTGATTCTGCGCCCGACCCGCAACAGCCTGCTTGATGTCGACGCCCGTTTCGATCCCAATCGGGATAAACGCGGCTTCACCACCTTCAATGTCGATGGTCGTTATCGTGACGGCCGTGGCAATGGGTTGCAGATCGGTTATCGTTATCGCGAAGGGGCGGTTGATTACGCCCGCGCTGAAATTGATCTCTCCGTCTTCAAACCGCTCTATGTCAATTATCAGCAGCGCTACAATTTTTCCGCTGGCGGCGGGAGCCTGGAAAAGGTGGTTGACCTGGAATATCGTTCCCAATGCTGGAGTCTCTTTTTTACCTACCGTGACCGCCGTGATGATACCGAGTTTCTCTTCTCCTTTTCCCTGAGTGGGTTGGGGCGGAGCGGGTCGCGCAGGAAACCGCCCGCAACGCAGCTGTGA
- a CDS encoding bifunctional folylpolyglutamate synthase/dihydrofolate synthase — protein sequence MDYRRSLDYLYSLQQFGIKLGLDNVQELLKRVGNPQHSLSIVHLAGTNGKGSTACALAALLGSSGLRVGLYTSPHLHSFTERIQIAGTPIPESDVAALTAELKSVAVGIPVTFFEFTTVLALLYFQRRRVDWVVLETGLGGRLDATNAVHPRLCLLTPIALDHQVWLGEGLTAIAMEKAGIMKPSVPVLSARQTPEAMRVVQQRAVRLAAPLRIAGEDWQVASRSPRSINFSGRNWRLTDVPQALSGAHQCDNLGLALAAAEQLTEMGCALDPRHFPDALKRLTWPGRIELWQGRGPVLLDGAHNPAGARSLADYLAAEGLDELVLVTAFKADKDCGEILSLLAPFCRSCCIAPLAGQPSVAPREVVDRLQASGLPADIFASVAEALRAALESPGSEKGVLVAGSLFLVAEARTELCRADHHVLTVSSDC from the coding sequence GTGGATTACCGCCGCAGCCTGGATTATCTCTACAGCCTGCAGCAGTTCGGCATCAAGCTCGGGCTTGACAATGTTCAGGAACTGCTGAAGCGGGTGGGGAATCCGCAGCATTCGCTGTCAATCGTGCACCTCGCCGGAACCAACGGCAAGGGTTCGACTGCCTGTGCCCTTGCCGCCCTTCTCGGCAGCAGCGGCCTGAGGGTCGGGCTGTATACCTCGCCCCACCTGCATTCCTTTACCGAACGCATCCAGATCGCGGGGACGCCGATCCCGGAGTCAGATGTCGCGGCACTGACAGCGGAGCTGAAGTCTGTCGCGGTCGGCATCCCGGTCACCTTCTTCGAGTTTACGACGGTGCTGGCGCTGCTCTATTTTCAGCGCCGGCGGGTCGACTGGGTGGTCCTCGAAACGGGGCTCGGCGGGCGGCTTGACGCCACCAATGCGGTGCATCCGCGGCTTTGTCTGCTGACACCGATCGCCCTTGATCATCAGGTCTGGCTGGGGGAAGGATTGACGGCGATTGCCATGGAAAAGGCGGGAATCATGAAACCGTCGGTACCGGTCCTCAGTGCCCGGCAGACTCCCGAAGCAATGCGGGTTGTCCAGCAGCGCGCCGTGCGTCTTGCCGCCCCGTTGCGCATTGCCGGGGAGGATTGGCAGGTCGCGTCCCGTTCCCCGCGGAGCATCAATTTCTCCGGTCGCAACTGGCGGCTGACTGACGTGCCGCAGGCCCTGTCCGGCGCCCACCAGTGTGACAACCTCGGACTCGCCCTGGCGGCTGCTGAACAACTGACTGAAATGGGCTGTGCTCTTGACCCTCGCCACTTTCCCGATGCCCTGAAGAGACTGACCTGGCCCGGTCGGATTGAACTCTGGCAAGGACGGGGGCCGGTTCTGCTCGACGGTGCCCACAACCCTGCCGGTGCCCGCAGCCTGGCCGACTATCTTGCTGCCGAGGGGCTGGACGAACTGGTCCTGGTTACGGCATTCAAGGCGGACAAGGATTGCGGTGAAATCCTCTCGCTGCTGGCCCCCTTCTGCCGCTCCTGCTGCATTGCTCCCCTGGCCGGCCAGCCGAGCGTTGCGCCCCGGGAGGTCGTTGATCGTCTCCAGGCCTCCGGTCTGCCCGCGGACATTTTTGCGTCGGTTGCCGAGGCGTTGCGGGCGGCCCTTGAAAGTCCCGGCAGTGAGAAGGGGGTGCTGGTGGCCGGCTCCCTGTTCCTGGTCGCCGAGGCGCGGACAGAACTGTGTCGTGCCGATCACCATGTATTGACTGTTTCTTCGGATTGTTGA
- the accD gene encoding acetyl-CoA carboxylase, carboxyltransferase subunit beta — MAWFKRKKKPLTGAVEAKKVQMPEGVWTKCKNCDEIIYTKEIERNLNVCPKCDYHFRISARARIDLVLDGGSFEEVDAGMQSVDFLGFKDSKKYKDRIKAALAKAGGGDAIVCGTGAIEGLPVAVGVFDFSFMGGSMGSVVGEKITRIMEKGLELKCPVIIFSSSGGARMQESILSLMQMAKTSAVLAKLKAEGVPFISVLTDPTTGGVTASFAMLGDINMAEPKALIGFAGPRVIEQTIRQQLPDGFQRSEFLLEHGMVDMIVQRQEMKARLAQILRIFTKS; from the coding sequence ATGGCCTGGTTCAAGAGAAAGAAAAAGCCCCTGACCGGGGCGGTTGAGGCGAAAAAGGTTCAGATGCCCGAAGGCGTCTGGACCAAGTGCAAAAACTGCGATGAGATCATCTATACCAAGGAGATCGAGCGCAATCTGAACGTCTGTCCGAAATGCGATTACCATTTCCGTATTTCCGCGCGGGCGCGGATTGACCTGGTGCTTGACGGCGGTTCCTTCGAGGAGGTCGATGCCGGCATGCAGTCGGTTGATTTTCTTGGTTTCAAGGACTCGAAGAAATACAAGGACCGCATCAAGGCCGCCCTGGCCAAGGCCGGCGGGGGGGATGCCATTGTCTGTGGAACAGGCGCCATTGAGGGGCTGCCGGTCGCCGTCGGAGTCTTTGATTTCAGCTTCATGGGCGGCAGCATGGGTTCGGTGGTGGGCGAGAAAATCACCCGGATCATGGAGAAGGGGCTGGAATTGAAGTGCCCGGTCATTATCTTCTCTTCGTCCGGGGGCGCGCGGATGCAGGAGAGCATTCTCTCCCTGATGCAGATGGCCAAGACCAGTGCCGTGCTGGCCAAGCTCAAGGCCGAAGGTGTGCCATTTATTTCAGTTCTTACCGATCCGACCACCGGTGGCGTGACGGCGAGCTTTGCCATGCTCGGTGACATCAATATGGCCGAACCGAAAGCGCTGATCGGTTTTGCCGGTCCGCGGGTCATTGAACAGACCATTCGCCAACAGCTTCCGGACGGGTTTCAACGCTCCGAATTTCTACTTGAGCATGGCATGGTCGACATGATTGTCCAGCGCCAGGAAATGAAGGCACGCCTGGCGCAGATCCTGCGGATCTTCACCAAGAGCTGA
- a CDS encoding 3',5'-cyclic-nucleotide phosphodiesterase yields the protein MEIRVLGSFGSRLPGFNTSSLLLDGRLLLDAGTVTAILPLEEQAAIDDVLLTHGHLDHMVDLAFLVDNVLTLRESPLRVWGPAVVLESLRRNLFNGEVWPDFSRLPQAAAPALQFCPLNEAGGTEIAGYRVEWARTSHPVFTAGYLLHGDAGSVLFSGDTTTTEAIWQLGRGCRDLLLAFIETSFPDRLRELAIASGHLTPAMLRSELAKFGRPDVPVKIFHVKPQFLAEVEAELAALGDLQLEVLKGGEAFYFAGSVRAAR from the coding sequence ATGGAGATACGTGTCTTAGGCAGTTTTGGATCGCGCCTGCCCGGCTTCAATACCAGCAGTCTGCTGCTTGACGGACGACTGTTGCTCGACGCCGGCACCGTGACCGCCATTCTTCCCCTGGAAGAACAGGCTGCCATTGACGATGTGCTGCTGACTCACGGCCATCTCGATCATATGGTCGACCTTGCTTTTCTGGTTGACAATGTCCTGACCCTGCGTGAAAGCCCGTTGCGGGTCTGGGGCCCTGCCGTCGTGCTGGAAAGCCTGCGTCGCAATCTCTTCAATGGTGAGGTCTGGCCCGACTTTTCGCGCCTGCCGCAGGCCGCCGCGCCGGCCCTGCAGTTCTGTCCTCTCAATGAGGCGGGTGGAACTGAAATCGCCGGTTATCGGGTCGAGTGGGCTCGCACCAGCCACCCGGTGTTCACCGCCGGCTATCTGCTCCACGGTGATGCCGGTTCGGTCCTCTTCTCCGGGGATACCACGACGACCGAAGCCATCTGGCAGCTCGGCCGAGGGTGTCGTGATCTGTTGCTGGCGTTTATCGAAACCTCATTTCCGGACCGGCTTCGTGAGCTTGCGATTGCCAGCGGTCACCTGACTCCGGCGATGCTCAGAAGTGAACTTGCCAAGTTTGGCCGTCCGGATGTTCCCGTCAAAATTTTCCATGTAAAACCCCAGTTTCTGGCTGAAGTTGAAGCCGAACTGGCCGCCTTGGGAGACCTTCAACTGGAAGTTCTCAAGGGGGGCGAAGCCTTCTATTTCGCCGGTTCTGTGCGTGCTGCGAGGTAA
- the trpA gene encoding tryptophan synthase subunit alpha: MGRIAETFARLKKQGRKALVPFVTAGDPDMKTTETLLHSLVENGADVIELGIPFSDPMADGPTIQAASERALAGGVTLGAILQLVSRVRQHTSTPIVLMGYFNPVLRYGIDAFAEDAAAAGVDGLLLVDLPPEEAGEIHGALRRRQINLITLLAPTSPPERRRQLAAAGEGYLYYVSMTGVTGTQHVDPQAIAADVAELRRESRVPVAVGFGITSPSDAEAVAAFADAVVVGSALVKIIAEYGKSPELPERVAEFIAALRQAVDRAA, from the coding sequence ATGGGACGGATTGCCGAAACATTTGCTAGACTGAAAAAACAGGGTCGCAAGGCACTGGTGCCCTTTGTGACCGCCGGCGATCCGGATATGAAGACCACCGAGACGTTGTTGCATTCCCTGGTTGAGAATGGTGCCGATGTCATTGAACTGGGGATTCCGTTTTCCGATCCGATGGCGGACGGACCGACGATTCAGGCCGCTTCAGAGCGGGCCCTGGCCGGTGGCGTGACTCTCGGGGCGATTCTGCAGTTGGTGAGTCGGGTGCGGCAGCACACCAGCACGCCGATTGTGTTGATGGGGTATTTCAACCCGGTGCTGCGTTATGGCATCGATGCTTTTGCCGAGGATGCCGCCGCTGCCGGAGTGGATGGCCTGTTGCTGGTCGACCTGCCGCCCGAAGAGGCGGGAGAAATCCATGGAGCCCTGCGCCGCAGGCAGATCAACCTGATAACGCTGCTGGCCCCGACCAGCCCCCCGGAACGTCGTCGGCAGCTGGCTGCCGCCGGCGAAGGTTATCTCTATTATGTTTCGATGACCGGCGTCACCGGTACTCAGCATGTCGATCCTCAGGCGATTGCTGCAGATGTCGCCGAGTTGCGCCGCGAAAGCAGGGTCCCGGTTGCGGTCGGTTTCGGTATCACCTCGCCGAGCGACGCGGAAGCGGTGGCCGCTTTTGCCGATGCGGTGGTGGTCGGCAGTGCGTTGGTCAAGATTATTGCCGAATATGGCAAATCACCCGAACTACCGGAGCGGGTCGCGGAATTTATCGCCGCCCTGCGCCAGGCAGTTGACCGGGCCGCCTGA
- a CDS encoding uracil-DNA glycosylase: protein MLGAELPGLLSCRRCPRLVQLLGELPPRRGLSRSDYWNRPVPGFGDCQARVCLVGLAPGAHGANRTGRPFTGDGAGDFMYPLLHQAGFSNQPQAVAADDGLRLHDLYLTNAVKCLPPGNKPRADEFHACRGFLLNELAALPRLRVVVALGGDAFRSLLQAYKAWGFVERLGDYPFGHGVVYPFAGAPSLVGSYHTSRYNIQTGRLTVAMFQDLLQTVRRLAG, encoded by the coding sequence ATGCTCGGTGCTGAACTCCCCGGTCTGTTGAGCTGTCGGCGTTGTCCGCGTCTGGTGCAGTTGCTCGGCGAGCTTCCGCCCCGCCGCGGTCTCAGCCGCAGTGATTACTGGAACCGGCCGGTGCCCGGATTCGGCGACTGTCAGGCACGTGTCTGCCTGGTCGGACTGGCGCCCGGGGCGCATGGAGCCAATCGTACCGGACGCCCCTTCACCGGGGATGGCGCCGGTGACTTCATGTATCCGTTGCTGCACCAGGCGGGGTTCAGCAATCAGCCCCAGGCGGTGGCGGCGGATGACGGCCTGCGGTTGCATGATCTCTATCTGACCAATGCCGTCAAGTGTCTGCCACCGGGAAATAAACCGCGGGCCGATGAATTTCATGCCTGTCGCGGATTTCTGCTGAATGAGCTGGCCGCCCTGCCGCGGTTGCGGGTGGTGGTCGCCCTTGGAGGAGATGCTTTCCGTTCCCTGCTGCAGGCCTACAAGGCCTGGGGGTTTGTCGAACGTCTCGGTGATTATCCTTTCGGGCATGGTGTTGTTTATCCCTTTGCCGGGGCGCCGAGTCTGGTCGGCAGCTATCATACCAGCCGTTACAATATTCAGACCGGTCGTCTGACGGTTGCCATGTTTCAGGACCTGCTGCAGACGGTACGACGCCTGGCGGGATAA
- a CDS encoding DEAD/DEAH box helicase: MKFTELDLPAEVLQGINAVGFSELTPVQEQSIPLALAGKDVAAQAQTGTGKTAAFLISLFTRLLRSGGRTTANPRALIIAPTRELVVQICADAEGLGSGCPFKVQPIFGGVDYEKQRQALRNGVDVIVATPGRLIDYYKQKVFALDRIEAVIIDEADRMFDMGFIRDLRFLLRKLPSYEKRQTMLFSATLSQRVMELAYEFMDIAEKVRIEPEKMTADRVEQILYHVTRREKFPLLLGLIRQEKPQRTLLFVNTKREAEHLADKLKANDCKAAVISGDIVQRKRMRILDDFKAGRLNFLVATDVASRGIHVEDVSHVINYDLPQDPEDYVHRIGRTARAGAMGKAITLADEELVFYLADIEEYLGQKIPSTFPEDDQLVWNYKRPAPRKKPPQKGRPTEGEKRRRSRRHPRQKQRGPKSGS; the protein is encoded by the coding sequence ATGAAATTTACCGAACTCGACCTGCCGGCCGAAGTGCTGCAGGGGATCAACGCTGTCGGTTTCAGCGAACTGACCCCGGTGCAGGAACAGTCCATCCCGCTGGCGCTGGCCGGCAAGGATGTCGCAGCCCAGGCCCAGACCGGCACCGGCAAGACTGCCGCCTTCCTGATCTCGCTCTTTACCCGTCTGCTGCGCAGCGGGGGACGGACCACCGCCAACCCGCGCGCCCTGATCATCGCCCCGACCCGGGAGCTGGTGGTGCAGATCTGCGCCGATGCCGAAGGGCTCGGCAGCGGTTGTCCGTTCAAGGTGCAGCCGATTTTCGGCGGCGTCGATTATGAAAAACAGCGCCAGGCGCTGCGCAACGGCGTCGACGTGATTGTGGCGACACCGGGGCGTCTGATCGATTACTACAAACAGAAGGTCTTTGCCCTCGACCGCATCGAGGCAGTGATCATCGACGAGGCCGACCGGATGTTTGACATGGGCTTCATCCGGGACCTGCGTTTTCTGTTGCGCAAGCTGCCGTCCTATGAAAAGCGCCAGACCATGCTCTTTTCGGCGACCCTCAGCCAGCGGGTGATGGAACTGGCCTACGAGTTCATGGATATTGCCGAAAAGGTCCGCATCGAGCCCGAGAAGATGACCGCCGACCGGGTTGAGCAGATCCTCTATCATGTCACCCGCCGGGAGAAATTCCCCCTGCTGCTGGGGCTGATCCGGCAGGAAAAGCCGCAGCGCACCCTGTTGTTTGTCAATACCAAGCGCGAGGCCGAACATCTGGCCGACAAGCTCAAGGCCAACGACTGCAAGGCGGCAGTTATTTCCGGTGACATCGTGCAGCGCAAACGGATGCGTATCCTTGACGATTTCAAGGCCGGCCGGTTGAATTTCCTGGTTGCGACCGATGTCGCCTCCCGCGGCATCCATGTCGAGGATGTCAGCCACGTGATCAATTACGATCTCCCACAGGATCCGGAAGATTATGTTCATCGCATCGGTCGGACCGCGCGTGCCGGAGCAATGGGGAAGGCGATCACCCTGGCTGATGAAGAGCTGGTTTTTTACCTGGCCGACATCGAGGAATACCTGGGGCAGAAGATTCCCAGCACCTTTCCCGAGGATGATCAGCTGGTCTGGAATTACAAGCGGCCGGCGCCGCGCAAGAAACCGCCGCAGAAGGGACGACCGACCGAAGGTGAAAAGCGGCGTCGGTCCAGACGACACCCCCGGCAGAAACAGCGCGGTCCGAAGAGCGGATCCTGA
- the trpB gene encoding tryptophan synthase subunit beta: MSYNYPDNQGHFGIFGGRYVAETLMPAIQELEEAYRKAQADSSFQRELDYYLRHYVGRPSPLYFARRLTEHLGGAKIYLKREDLNHTGAHKVNNTVGQALLARRMGKKKVIAETGAGQHGVATATVAALFGLECQVFMGTEDIRRQALNVFRMKLLGAEVHGVTSGTATLKDAMNDALRHWVTHVRDTFYVIGTVAGPHPYPEMVRDFQAVIGRETRRQILEIEGRLPDAAVACIGGGSNAMGMFYPFIADEKVRLIGVEAAGLGIDSGRHAASIGAGEVGVLHGNKTYLLQDEDGQIEHAHSISAGLDYPGVGPEHAHLHDIGRAEYVSIRDDEALAAFQTLTRLEGIIPALESAHAIAHVVKLAPQLGRDQVLVVCLSGRGDKDIHTVADAIGVEI, translated from the coding sequence GTGAGCTACAATTATCCAGACAACCAGGGGCACTTCGGTATTTTCGGCGGTCGCTATGTTGCCGAAACCCTGATGCCGGCGATTCAGGAACTGGAGGAGGCCTATCGCAAGGCGCAGGCGGACTCCTCCTTTCAGCGCGAACTTGACTATTACCTGCGCCATTATGTCGGCCGTCCCAGCCCGCTTTATTTCGCCCGGCGCTTGACGGAGCACCTCGGCGGGGCGAAAATCTACCTGAAGCGTGAAGACCTTAACCATACCGGGGCCCACAAGGTCAACAATACCGTCGGCCAGGCACTGCTGGCACGGCGGATGGGCAAAAAGAAGGTGATCGCCGAAACCGGCGCCGGTCAGCACGGCGTCGCCACCGCCACGGTCGCTGCCCTGTTCGGGCTCGAATGCCAGGTTTTCATGGGGACCGAGGATATCCGCCGCCAGGCATTGAACGTGTTTCGCATGAAACTGCTCGGCGCCGAGGTTCACGGGGTGACCAGCGGCACGGCCACCCTCAAGGACGCGATGAATGACGCCCTGCGCCACTGGGTCACCCACGTGCGTGATACCTTCTACGTTATCGGTACCGTGGCCGGGCCGCATCCCTACCCGGAAATGGTGCGCGATTTCCAGGCGGTGATCGGCCGCGAGACCCGTCGCCAGATTCTCGAAATCGAGGGCCGACTGCCCGACGCGGCGGTGGCCTGCATCGGTGGCGGCTCCAACGCCATGGGCATGTTCTATCCCTTTATTGCGGATGAAAAGGTGCGCCTGATCGGGGTCGAGGCGGCCGGACTCGGTATCGACAGCGGCAGGCACGCCGCGTCCATCGGTGCCGGTGAGGTCGGAGTGCTGCACGGCAACAAGACCTATCTGCTGCAGGATGAAGATGGGCAGATCGAGCATGCCCACTCTATTTCCGCCGGTCTTGATTATCCGGGCGTCGGCCCCGAGCATGCCCACCTGCATGATATCGGCCGGGCCGAATATGTCTCGATTCGGGATGACGAGGCGTTGGCGGCGTTTCAGACCCTGACCCGGCTTGAAGGAATCATTCCGGCACTGGAGAGTGCCCACGCCATCGCCCATGTGGTCAAGCTGGCCCCGCAGCTTGGCAGGGACCAGGTGCTGGTGGTCTGCCTCTCCGGTCGCGGAGACAAGGATATACATACCGTCGCCGATGCCATCGGCGTCGAGATTTGA
- a CDS encoding phosphoribosylanthranilate isomerase: protein MTVRVKICGITRREDGEHAIACGADALGLVFFEDSPRCVSIEQAQRIVAGLPPFITLVGLFVNADPQTIHETVTACGLDAVQLHGDEPPEACRLDGVKVIKALRVRNAATLEQAGSYQVSALLLDAWDPECYGGSGRSFNWQLAAELAGRRPLILAGGLTPDNVADAVRCVGPYAVDVSSGVESAPGIKDPARVAAFIRAVRRESRGMNSPPRREM from the coding sequence TTGACGGTTCGGGTCAAAATCTGCGGTATCACCCGGCGCGAGGATGGCGAGCATGCCATTGCCTGTGGTGCCGACGCGCTCGGACTGGTCTTCTTCGAGGACAGCCCGCGCTGTGTCAGCATCGAGCAGGCGCAGAGGATTGTTGCCGGGCTGCCACCCTTCATCACCCTGGTCGGCCTGTTTGTCAATGCCGACCCGCAGACGATTCATGAAACGGTGACGGCCTGCGGGCTGGATGCCGTTCAGCTCCATGGCGACGAGCCGCCGGAAGCCTGTCGCCTGGACGGGGTGAAGGTGATCAAGGCTTTGCGGGTACGAAACGCGGCCACACTTGAACAGGCGGGCTCCTACCAGGTTTCGGCGTTGCTGCTCGATGCCTGGGACCCGGAGTGCTATGGTGGCAGCGGACGCAGTTTCAACTGGCAGCTGGCGGCGGAGCTGGCGGGTCGCCGGCCGCTGATCCTGGCCGGTGGGTTGACACCGGACAATGTTGCCGACGCCGTGCGTTGTGTCGGACCCTATGCCGTCGACGTTTCCAGCGGAGTCGAGTCGGCGCCGGGAATCAAGGATCCGGCCAGGGTTGCAGCCTTTATCAGAGCTGTCCGGAGAGAGAGCCGGGGGATGAATTCGCCTCCCCGGCGGGAGATGTGA